One window from the genome of Erwinia sorbitola encodes:
- a CDS encoding NUDIX hydrolase, giving the protein MKIIVKCAAIIINQRSLLLTRKRGTDIFISPGGKPLAGEDHLSCLKRELQEELGVQIKSFRPFGLFHGRAEFEAMGIENHVYHVEIVGQPRAGNEIEEIAWVNYRRPPCEIAVGSIFRDNVMPLLFQQELIN; this is encoded by the coding sequence ATGAAAATAATCGTTAAATGCGCGGCCATTATTATTAATCAGCGATCGCTGTTACTGACCCGCAAACGCGGCACCGATATTTTTATTTCCCCAGGCGGTAAACCACTGGCAGGAGAAGATCACCTGAGCTGTCTGAAGCGCGAACTTCAGGAAGAACTGGGTGTGCAGATTAAAAGTTTCCGGCCATTTGGTCTGTTCCACGGCCGGGCCGAATTTGAAGCGATGGGCATTGAAAACCATGTCTACCACGTTGAAATAGTTGGCCAGCCGCGTGCGGGAAACGAAATCGAAGAAATTGCGTGGGTGAACTATCGCAGACCACCTTGTGAAATTGCGGTTGGGTCGATCTTCCGCGATAACGTAATGCCGCTGCTTTTCCAGCAGGAGTTAATAAACTAA
- a CDS encoding LysR substrate-binding domain-containing protein — translation MSGLPSLRALRYFHQAALHQSFSLAAQSLNVTHSAVSHQIKQLEEWLGKPLFLRVNGRVQLTADGERLKVCCIQTFREIEVTCEKIRARNLHSLTVSCAPSFLAQWLIPRISRFSERHGNIALTFQTHVDIERVRSEHTDVLIVSHEQPLQEDIAATLITVDYIGPVCAPEFSNRFTYQTDFSTLPLLHADTKLHAWAEWAKKTGARGDFWAGRHFDNLTLAIQAARNGMGIIMTPQILVKKEIRDGSLIAPLGFAEVDRATWMMVKASRKEETEIELFRRWLLEEASTVG, via the coding sequence ATGTCTGGCCTTCCTTCACTGCGCGCTCTGCGCTACTTTCATCAGGCGGCGCTGCATCAAAGCTTTAGCCTGGCGGCCCAGTCGTTGAATGTGACGCACAGCGCCGTAAGCCATCAAATCAAGCAGTTAGAGGAGTGGCTGGGGAAACCGTTATTTCTGCGGGTGAATGGCCGGGTGCAATTAACCGCAGACGGAGAGCGGCTGAAAGTATGTTGTATACAGACCTTCCGCGAGATAGAAGTAACCTGCGAAAAAATCCGGGCACGTAATCTGCACAGTCTTACCGTCTCCTGCGCCCCCAGTTTCCTGGCACAGTGGCTGATCCCACGCATCAGTCGCTTCTCCGAACGGCATGGCAATATCGCCCTCACCTTTCAGACCCATGTAGATATAGAGCGGGTACGCAGCGAACATACCGATGTATTGATTGTCAGCCATGAGCAACCGTTGCAGGAAGATATCGCCGCCACGCTGATCACCGTCGACTATATTGGCCCGGTGTGTGCTCCGGAGTTCAGCAATCGTTTTACCTACCAGACAGATTTCTCCACCCTGCCGCTGCTGCATGCCGATACCAAGCTGCATGCATGGGCGGAATGGGCAAAAAAAACCGGCGCGCGCGGTGATTTTTGGGCGGGCCGTCATTTCGACAATCTGACCCTGGCGATTCAGGCCGCACGTAACGGAATGGGCATTATTATGACGCCGCAGATTTTAGTAAAAAAAGAGATCCGCGACGGTTCGTTAATTGCACCGCTGGGGTTTGCCGAAGTGGATCGCGCCACATGGATGATGGTGAAAGCGTCACGCAAAGAGGAAACGGAGATTGAGCTATTTCGCAGGTGGTTATTAGAAGAGGCATCGACGGTGGGATAG
- a CDS encoding transposase, which translates to MTQRKSLRLSHYDYHQPGYYYLTLCCQQKNAIFGRCLNNQRYLSQYGIIARQYLYALPDHYPGCQIDSCIIMPDHLHCILVLPERYKYSVGTVVGSYKSAVANKIRRLNPGLKVWQRGYWDRVIRNQRELNNVREYMLNNPLRWCLREKTGSGMPDPYEGS; encoded by the coding sequence ATGACACAAAGGAAATCTTTACGCTTATCACATTATGATTACCACCAGCCGGGATATTACTATCTGACACTGTGCTGTCAGCAGAAAAACGCTATTTTCGGGCGCTGTTTAAATAACCAACGTTATCTCAGCCAATATGGCATCATCGCCCGACAATACCTTTACGCATTACCCGACCATTATCCAGGTTGCCAGATCGACAGCTGTATTATTATGCCCGACCATCTGCACTGCATTTTAGTGCTGCCAGAGCGGTATAAGTATTCTGTTGGAACGGTGGTTGGCAGTTATAAATCGGCAGTGGCAAATAAGATTCGACGTTTGAATCCAGGGTTGAAAGTATGGCAGCGAGGATATTGGGATAGAGTGATTCGCAACCAGCGTGAGCTGAATAATGTGCGGGAATATATGTTAAATAACCCGTTACGCTGGTGCTTACGGGAAAAAACAGGGTCAGGCATGCCTGACCCCTACGAAGGATCGTAA